Genomic window (Prionailurus bengalensis isolate Pbe53 chromosome E3, Fcat_Pben_1.1_paternal_pri, whole genome shotgun sequence):
CAGCGCCCTGAGGGAAGCGGGCCAGAGGTCCCGCCTCACTTGTTGATTTGCTTCTAACATACCATTTGCGGTTTCACGCACCTGGTTGCGTGTATTTCTAGATCGTACTCTCTTGTGTCAGTAAATGCATGAACCGCCACGGCCGTTTCAGACGTGACCCTCACTCTTGCAGGGACGCCCTGGCGGAAGGAGCAGACCGCGGACTTGCAGCGGGTGCTGGCCCGCCTGGACAGCGACATCCCGCTGGTGCTCGTCAGTGGCAACCACGACTTGGGCAACGCCCCCACGCCCGAGACCGTGGCAGAGTTCCAGCGGACCTGGGGGGACGACTACTTCAGCTTCTGGGTCGGGGGTGTCCTGTGCCTCGTGCTCAACTCCCAGTTCTGGTACGATGCCTCCCGGTGCCCCGCCTTGAAGCAGGCGCAGGACCAGTGGCTGGACCAGCAGCTGAGCGTCGCGGGCCAGCGCGAGTGCCAGCACGCCATCGTCTTCCAGCACATCCCACTCTTCCTCCAGAGCATCGACGAGGACGACGACTACTTCAACCTCACCAAGTCTGTGCGCAGGGAGGTGGCTGACAAGCTCGTCCGAGCAGGTAGCGCCCTGGACCccgggggctggtggggagggccATCTAGAGAGGAGGCTTCCAGATCCTTCttccacctcaccccacccccacccccccgcagcctggcaaagcagagagaggatggggcTTTGGACAGAACTGGGTTCTGACCCCAGCTCCACCACTCACTGGACTTATGGCCTTGGACAAGCTGCCTGGCCTTCCAGCCTTGGtgtcctcatctgtcaagtgggagTAGCAGAAGGAGGTCTCTCATAGGGTGggtgtgaggattaaaggagaagGGGCCTGTAAAGCATTCCAGTTGCCCCTGGCCTGCCAAGTAGTGAGGTTGTGGCAGCTGTTGGCAGCTGAGGTTGGGGGTCCTGCAGGTGTGGGGTTATTGGGGTTGGACAGGGTCTGAGTGTGGCTGTACTGACCCAGGGAGAAGGGATGATGCCAGCGTCATCTTTTCTCATATCTCTGTGAAGCACGAACTTGCCCAACGGCAGGTGATCTTCAAGAGCCAGGCTTTACCGGTGTTGGATGTAACCCCGGGGAGTCCTGGGACGTGGGTGTCCTGGAGCCTCATCACTTTTCCTAGAACAGGGACTAAACTCTCCCCCAGATTGAGGAGACAGGAATGTATTTAGTCAGATTTAACCTGCTATAAATGTTTGGCGAATCATGTATTTaacacatgcgtgtgcacacacacacgcacacacacaccgtgAAGCCCTCAGACGGCCTACTGGTCCGCacacttccttctctcctccctgcagcACCTGTAGTGTTTCTGTCCTGTGAAATGGGTCGTCCCAAGCCGATTCCCTGCATGACCAGTGACTTGGCAGGATTCCGGTTTTGACAACTGTTGGGtctcttgttttggttttaatgCCTCCTTTCAGATCTTTCCAGagtgtactttgtcaaatgcttctaaAATTTGAATACATCACTTGTTTGTTAGGAggtagggagagggaggtggcGGCCTGACCCCATAGCAAacgttcatttaaaaaaacaaaatttcttacaCTCTTCTTTTCATCTTCGAGCATTTAAATGTGTTCGCATTTACTTGTTAAATGTACAATAGGCCCTTCTGTATTTTTGAGACATTTCACAAAAGGCTCGCATAATTGGAGACATTATCCAACTGTTCCATGGAGATGAAGTTGGAAAACTTCTATTGAGGCCTTTGAAATTTCATGCCATGCTTGAGTTGGTGCAGAAAACCATTTTGATGACAAGGAAATGAAGTGTCAAGATGGCATCAGCACCACCGTGGAGACTATTTTGTAACAGAGAATAATGTCAGAGAGAACATTTAATGCCAGAGAAGTGATTCCTTTCATATCACATGTTAAATGATGTAAATGCCATCCCCGTGGCCGCTCTTTGTTCCCTGTCAACCACGTTCTTGAGCAGCGTGTGCACGTGTGGCCCACCGGCACCCCCCCGATGTTGAGACCTGTAGGCATTTATAAAGAGAGAGCCCACGGCTCTAACCAGGCAGCCTCCGGGGAGGCCTCCTGCCCACCCACTAGGAGCCCTGGAAGGTGGCAGGGTACTTGGGATGCGCCAGCCACCGCCCCCTCGGGCCTGCGGCCCCACAAGCTTTCAGCACACCCCCAGCTGGTCCGGGTCTTAGAGGTGGGCTCCACTTGCCCCGGCTCACAGGGGTTGGGGTCTACCACCAGAATGCCCATCGATTGATGCAAGGCCCGGCTGAAACCCTCCCCTCCGCCCCGATGGCACAGTCTCTTCCCGTGGGCAGAACGACGTGGGAAGCCACGTTCCAGTCAGGAGCTCGCTTGCTAAGCGTGAGACTGAGCAGAGGAACTAGTCTTACTCCAGCCTTaatggcgtcaggctctggaacACTGCCGGGTCCATCTCCAGTAGGGCCGCGTGGCCCAGAAGACTCCGGTATTTCCAGTGCCTTAACATTTCTCTAGACTGTCCACCCTTTGAGGCCACCATCTGGGCCATAGTGGCAGCTCTCCAGCCCTCCACCCTTCTGGCCCCCCTCAGCTCCGGGGCAAAGCCAGCTCCCCACTCTTCCCCGTTGTCTCTGACTCTCCCGTTTCACCTGGCCAGCTACTCCCCTTCAGCACCTTCTGCGTGaggtgcccccagccctgccctgggtt
Coding sequences:
- the CPPED1 gene encoding serine/threonine-protein phosphatase CPPED1 isoform X2, which encodes MKAWSTGNCDSGGDEWGQEIRLTEQAVQAVNKLKPRPRFFVLCGDLIHAMPGTPWRKEQTADLQRVLARLDSDIPLVLVSGNHDLGNAPTPETVAEFQRTWGDDYFSFWVGGVLCLVLNSQFWYDASRCPALKQAQDQWLDQQLSVAGQRECQHAIVFQHIPLFLQSIDEDDDYFNLTKSVRREVADKLVRAGVTAVFSGHYHRNAGGTYQNLDMVVSSAIGCQLGQDTHGLRVVVVTAEKIVHRYYSLDELSEKGIEDDLMGLMKEK